A section of the Leptospira kobayashii genome encodes:
- a CDS encoding DUF1318 domain-containing protein, protein MIRILPVFTFVFLIQCQALINLKVPPITITNAQTAAEKQMVGEDRDLEKDGWLVSSIQSSSGGSGGNKQINASAGSDSDLQGNLLRIQYLTPEVKRYKIHGMVGEGIGGILKLNPIANTSPFYSQYENPAKKKRIEDVILLINESRKTVIEKQLEAEKKKGKKEEELSAFRSSLIDSYQKSVLTGEFYESKPGKWERM, encoded by the coding sequence ATGATTCGTATCTTACCGGTTTTTACTTTTGTTTTTTTAATCCAATGCCAGGCCTTAATCAATTTGAAAGTTCCTCCCATTACGATCACCAACGCGCAGACAGCCGCCGAAAAACAGATGGTAGGCGAAGATAGGGATTTGGAAAAAGACGGATGGCTTGTGTCGTCGATTCAGTCCTCCTCCGGCGGATCAGGAGGAAACAAACAAATCAACGCTTCCGCAGGCTCCGATTCCGACTTGCAGGGAAATTTGCTACGCATTCAATATTTAACACCGGAAGTAAAACGTTATAAAATCCATGGAATGGTAGGAGAAGGCATCGGAGGGATTTTAAAACTCAACCCGATTGCAAACACTTCTCCTTTTTATTCCCAATATGAAAACCCTGCGAAAAAAAAGAGAATTGAAGACGTTATTTTACTGATCAATGAATCCAGAAAAACGGTGATTGAAAAACAGCTGGAAGCGGAAAAGAAAAAGGGGAAAAAAGAAGAAGAGTTGTCCGCTTTTCGGTCCTCTCTTATCGATTCTTATCAAAAATCCGTTTTAACGGGAGAATTTTACGAAAGTAAACCCGGAAAATGGGAGCGAATGTAA
- a CDS encoding Nramp family divalent metal transporter: protein MSKLQTFLKYFGPGLMYAGAAVGVSHLVQSTRAGAVYGYELLGVVIFANIIKFPFFEIGTRYTIVTGKSLLDGYQNLGRWPIWIFFIISFGTMCVIVATVTLVTSGLFATILGVEIQPWLLCAIILGFCFLLLAVGKYSALDKLMKWIVIGLTITTILAVFFSFFANVPKLSTPAKSFSLSDAVDVSFLIALMGWMPIPIEAAVWQSDWTLAKKEENGGQLPPMKWALLDFHIGYWGTTVLAVFFLILGSNMMYNTGGQFSTNAVTFASELIRLYTSSLGSWAYPIILLAAFFTMFSTTLTCFDAYPRVVANASQRVIPRLASVSREKLYWIWIVVVAFGSVGILAFFLTSMKGLVDFATTVSFLNAPILALIHHLILFGKDIPKEHRPSPFVNLLSWFGIVFLFGFSIYFLQVRFFS from the coding sequence ATGAGCAAATTGCAAACTTTCCTAAAATACTTCGGACCTGGGCTAATGTATGCCGGCGCGGCGGTAGGAGTCTCCCATTTGGTGCAATCCACAAGGGCGGGGGCGGTTTACGGTTACGAACTGCTCGGTGTAGTCATATTTGCGAATATCATAAAGTTTCCATTTTTTGAAATCGGAACCCGTTATACGATTGTTACAGGTAAGTCGCTTTTGGACGGATACCAGAATTTAGGAAGATGGCCCATTTGGATTTTTTTCATTATCTCTTTCGGAACCATGTGTGTGATCGTGGCGACTGTAACGCTTGTTACATCCGGATTATTTGCAACGATCCTCGGAGTTGAAATCCAACCTTGGTTGCTTTGTGCGATCATTTTGGGTTTTTGTTTTTTGTTACTTGCCGTCGGTAAATACTCAGCTCTGGACAAGTTGATGAAATGGATCGTAATCGGTCTTACCATCACAACCATTCTCGCAGTCTTCTTTTCTTTCTTTGCAAATGTTCCCAAACTTTCCACTCCCGCAAAAAGTTTTTCCTTATCGGATGCTGTGGATGTTTCCTTTTTGATCGCACTGATGGGTTGGATGCCGATTCCGATTGAAGCCGCAGTTTGGCAATCGGATTGGACTTTGGCCAAAAAAGAAGAAAACGGCGGGCAACTTCCTCCCATGAAATGGGCGTTACTCGACTTCCACATAGGATATTGGGGAACGACCGTTCTAGCCGTCTTTTTTCTGATCTTAGGATCGAATATGATGTACAATACGGGAGGTCAATTTTCCACGAATGCGGTTACTTTTGCATCCGAACTGATTCGTCTTTATACATCGTCTCTGGGGTCTTGGGCTTATCCTATTATTTTGCTCGCTGCATTTTTTACCATGTTTTCCACTACACTCACTTGTTTCGATGCCTATCCCAGAGTGGTGGCGAATGCAAGCCAGAGAGTGATTCCCAGGTTAGCGTCTGTTTCACGGGAAAAGCTTTACTGGATTTGGATCGTTGTGGTGGCTTTCGGGTCTGTGGGGATTTTGGCATTTTTTCTTACCAGTATGAAGGGACTTGTCGATTTCGCGACGACGGTTTCTTTTTTGAATGCACCGATCTTAGCTTTGATTCATCATTTGATTTTATTCGGAAAAGACATTCCTAAAGAACATAGACCTTCTCCTTTTGTGAATTTGCTTTCCTGGTTCGGAATTGTTTTTCTATTCGGATTCTCCATCTATTTCCTTCAGGTTCGTTTCTTTTCCTAA
- a CDS encoding STAS domain-containing protein, producing the protein MKIKVTSKNDVHIIKIEGAIKAGNEFELSEKIEQYIKKGQVPKFIIDLKKVPFINSAGLGTFLNIYKHIDGLNGRLVFANLNSDIENLMEITKLSSVFEIYKTLEEAEDSFEY; encoded by the coding sequence ATGAAAATCAAAGTTACTAGTAAAAACGACGTGCACATCATCAAAATTGAGGGTGCCATCAAAGCCGGAAATGAATTTGAACTTTCTGAAAAGATCGAACAATATATAAAAAAAGGGCAGGTTCCTAAATTTATTATTGATTTGAAAAAGGTTCCTTTTATCAATTCCGCCGGCTTGGGAACATTTTTAAATATATATAAACATATCGATGGGCTCAATGGAAGACTTGTATTCGCCAATTTGAATTCTGATATTGAAAACTTAATGGAAATCACCAAACTTTCCAGTGTTTTTGAAATTTATAAAACTCTGGAAGAGGCGGAAGACTCTTTCGAATATTAA
- a CDS encoding LIC_11026 family protein has translation MGSLIRETVIRIAEKRWFRLLFFLFLFYKLIFNVFTADFVVPRVVSRFTESTLSCNFKTFSLFFGIEAESIELKTKGLFDGEVLFQTKRLAVRYNLLSLLFLKLKVSEVAIETGNLFLHEKEGVWNFNTLVRPSATKVKPVEKKSEPLEEIKTYLPLVAEAHLHVDSFHAKILKESEKRFSGEISDLSFRLDLESNRFISIPLSVSLLDQIDSFYFSLNPDRALPIEWDSEDLKWKQTLPVSILLDWKRASDHPVFLSSMQIGSDDINFEYKNKPIHLGASLGNKIEYFPEKDQIQIETFILKIMGDTWLSIKGEVSDTFQDKRSVSLTVGESNVQLTSLNRTISQLKGLVPEITLGGEISLQGTFVQGLWNSLSVFLNLQAKDIYFSKANAKAHKVPKANINLLANLNPASEKEASAANPIPILKDLDIKNFDLVYNGIKLLLSGSIKSEESISLNAHLEDLNLSDFSNAVAGKTKADISVNAKDFANLPVNLDVVIDGFRYSLGRSRSPASRLTLNGDVIARFSKPFGISSVEVSSVSLNQKTLTYGKAVELNLTGNLSLGDEIHIVANPLGLNLNTPNLLLTLPLVLKEKIAPLQNVLGTDPSIKTKLDVTLGANTQKIKANLFAILPGLEIKDLSLVTDVVIQKGKEQKISINQFQISAFQKTIIMNLKGGLEERANVPNPPFGSYFASLDADIKLHSSERKYLLKGISFLGDIALNAKARDYDINGSLVSKASSFTYTNNLCPGANCKVFFAEDINSDIPFHHNLAWKKQDSLIVGDKSVFIKTYGRTPPPNLSISQIVGTHPYIADVPFVYVKNQPGFPGLSARIDYRENYATIEELKAYTLDGVVLGKNIIFNVGAGEPKDMEFRGNIQIRDIDLKQLMPPKTRDKIDDGKVKADLNLSGRDLTEPVANLDLFFSIFQIGSDFGKSALNVISTQNFLMDRITDSYSVNKIEVSLSKGLVYADVFFRRSLLSLFANLEDSKISQQRMPLANFLKRAQSEIQSYQ, from the coding sequence GTGGGTTCCTTAATTCGGGAAACAGTTATCAGAATCGCCGAAAAGAGGTGGTTTCGCCTCCTCTTCTTTCTATTCCTATTCTACAAACTTATCTTCAACGTTTTTACCGCGGACTTTGTCGTTCCCAGAGTGGTTTCCCGATTTACGGAATCCACTCTCTCCTGCAATTTCAAAACCTTTTCCTTGTTTTTCGGGATAGAAGCGGAATCGATCGAATTAAAAACCAAAGGTTTGTTTGACGGAGAAGTTTTATTCCAAACGAAACGTCTTGCCGTTCGTTATAATTTATTATCCTTATTATTTTTAAAATTGAAGGTTTCCGAAGTAGCGATTGAAACCGGAAATTTATTTCTGCATGAAAAAGAAGGGGTTTGGAACTTCAACACTCTTGTCAGACCCTCCGCCACAAAAGTAAAACCTGTCGAAAAAAAATCCGAACCTTTGGAAGAGATAAAAACTTATTTACCGTTGGTTGCTGAAGCTCATCTCCATGTGGATTCCTTTCATGCAAAGATTCTGAAAGAATCGGAAAAAAGATTTTCGGGAGAAATATCGGATCTTTCATTTCGATTGGATTTGGAATCCAACAGATTTATTTCCATTCCTCTCTCCGTTTCCCTTTTGGATCAGATTGATTCCTTTTATTTTTCTTTAAATCCGGATAGAGCTCTTCCGATTGAATGGGATTCTGAAGATTTGAAATGGAAACAAACCTTACCGGTGAGTATTCTTTTGGATTGGAAACGGGCTTCCGATCATCCTGTATTTTTGTCTTCTATGCAAATCGGCTCCGACGATATCAATTTCGAATACAAAAACAAACCGATTCATTTGGGAGCATCTCTCGGCAACAAGATAGAATATTTTCCCGAAAAAGATCAGATTCAGATCGAAACATTCATTCTGAAAATCATGGGAGATACCTGGCTTTCCATCAAAGGGGAGGTAAGCGATACTTTTCAGGACAAACGTTCCGTAAGTCTAACCGTAGGGGAATCGAACGTTCAGCTAACGTCCCTTAATCGAACTATCTCTCAATTGAAAGGCCTTGTTCCTGAAATAACCCTGGGCGGCGAGATTTCCTTACAGGGCACCTTCGTACAAGGATTGTGGAATTCTCTCAGCGTATTTTTAAATCTACAGGCAAAGGATATTTATTTTTCGAAGGCAAATGCGAAAGCGCATAAAGTTCCGAAAGCAAATATAAACTTACTCGCCAATCTGAATCCAGCTTCCGAAAAAGAAGCTTCCGCCGCAAATCCGATTCCTATTTTAAAGGATCTTGATATTAAAAATTTCGATCTAGTTTATAACGGCATCAAATTATTGTTAAGCGGCAGTATCAAAAGTGAAGAATCCATTTCCTTGAATGCTCATTTGGAAGATTTGAATTTATCGGATTTTTCGAATGCGGTAGCAGGCAAAACAAAAGCGGATATCTCAGTAAATGCCAAAGACTTTGCAAATCTTCCCGTAAATTTGGACGTTGTGATCGACGGATTTCGTTATTCTTTGGGTCGTTCCCGTTCTCCTGCTTCCCGTTTGACTTTGAACGGAGATGTGATCGCCCGATTTTCCAAACCGTTCGGAATCAGCTCCGTTGAGGTGAGTTCCGTTTCCTTGAACCAAAAAACTTTAACTTACGGAAAGGCGGTTGAGTTGAATCTAACGGGGAATCTAAGTCTGGGGGATGAGATTCATATTGTTGCAAATCCTCTCGGCTTGAATCTCAATACTCCGAATCTATTATTGACTTTGCCGTTAGTTTTAAAGGAAAAGATCGCGCCATTGCAAAATGTTTTGGGAACGGATCCTTCCATCAAAACAAAGTTAGATGTGACTCTGGGAGCAAATACCCAGAAGATTAAAGCGAATTTATTTGCGATACTGCCCGGTCTGGAAATCAAAGATCTCAGTCTTGTTACGGATGTAGTGATCCAAAAAGGGAAAGAACAAAAGATTTCCATCAATCAATTCCAAATTTCCGCATTTCAAAAAACAATCATTATGAATCTAAAAGGCGGCTTGGAAGAAAGGGCGAATGTTCCGAATCCTCCTTTCGGTTCTTATTTTGCAAGTCTTGATGCGGATATTAAATTGCATTCTTCGGAAAGAAAGTATCTATTGAAAGGGATTTCCTTTTTGGGAGATATTGCTTTGAATGCAAAAGCCAGGGATTATGACATTAACGGTAGTTTGGTGTCAAAGGCGAGTAGCTTCACATATACGAACAATCTGTGTCCCGGCGCCAATTGTAAGGTATTTTTTGCGGAAGATATCAATTCGGATATTCCATTTCATCACAATCTTGCTTGGAAAAAACAAGATAGTTTGATCGTAGGCGATAAATCCGTATTTATTAAAACTTACGGAAGAACCCCTCCGCCTAACCTTTCAATATCGCAAATTGTAGGCACTCATCCTTATATTGCGGATGTTCCTTTCGTATATGTTAAAAATCAACCTGGTTTTCCCGGACTTTCCGCACGTATCGATTATAGGGAAAATTATGCAACGATCGAAGAATTAAAGGCATATACTTTGGACGGAGTAGTTCTCGGCAAAAATATAATCTTCAACGTCGGTGCGGGTGAACCCAAAGATATGGAATTTCGGGGAAATATTCAGATTCGGGATATCGATTTAAAACAATTGATGCCTCCTAAAACCCGCGATAAGATTGACGACGGGAAAGTGAAAGCGGATCTAAATCTTTCGGGAAGGGATCTGACGGAACCTGTTGCCAATCTCGATTTGTTTTTTTCCATTTTTCAAATCGGAAGTGATTTCGGGAAAAGCGCATTGAACGTAATTTCCACTCAAAACTTTCTGATGGATCGTATAACGGATAGTTATTCGGTTAATAAAATAGAAGTATCACTTTCCAAAGGTTTGGTCTATGCGGATGTATTCTTCAGAAGATCGTTACTTTCTCTTTTTGCAAACTTGGAAGATAGTAAAATCTCCCAACAACGAATGCCTCTTGCTAACTTTTTGAAACGAGCACAATCCGAAATCCAATCCTACCAATGA
- a CDS encoding Na+/H+ antiporter NhaC family protein: MRKTKDIFLSLSPVLYLLCFIFLFRQIFTTDPLYGSHQLSLVLAGAAAIWQRRHTHHAKQAFLLAWKKNFLSVWPAMEILLLVGILIGSWADAGVLFSMIRLGVRVLSPEFFLPGVCLISGIASLISGSSWTTAGTLGVALMGVGQVLGVNESICAGAIVSGCYFGDKLSPLSDTTNLASSLTGVPILDHIFHMAKTTVPSFFVALVLFYGANSFAVAGGTTSGTTDLGSLGFGSPETDGFAGLINPSLIPILLVFGASLLRVPPRYSLLLGIFSANWISFGLGHNIGSVLTSLSFGFESKTGNESLDLLLGGGGVKAVFPTECLILSAVWFGGALEGLGYLQELLHYLRNWIRKKADVLLATMGTSFLLNLTTADQYLSLVIPARAYRNLADHYELPPKDVSRALEDSGTISSPLIPWNSCGAFMATSLKVSTLGYLPFVWFNLIHITFVIFTALWNRKKEK; the protein is encoded by the coding sequence ATGAGAAAGACGAAAGATATCTTTCTTTCTCTTTCTCCCGTTCTGTATCTACTGTGTTTTATTTTTCTATTTAGACAAATTTTCACTACGGACCCTTTGTACGGGTCGCACCAACTATCACTTGTTTTGGCAGGAGCAGCTGCCATCTGGCAAAGAAGACACACTCATCACGCCAAACAGGCGTTTTTACTTGCTTGGAAAAAGAATTTTTTATCCGTCTGGCCCGCGATGGAAATTTTATTACTCGTAGGGATTTTGATCGGATCCTGGGCGGACGCGGGAGTGCTTTTTTCCATGATTCGATTGGGAGTCCGGGTTCTCAGTCCGGAATTTTTTTTGCCGGGAGTTTGTCTGATTTCCGGTATTGCTTCCCTGATTTCCGGCTCTTCCTGGACCACTGCCGGAACTTTGGGAGTTGCACTTATGGGAGTGGGCCAGGTTTTGGGGGTGAATGAATCCATCTGCGCGGGAGCAATTGTTTCCGGATGTTATTTCGGTGATAAATTATCTCCCTTATCGGATACCACCAATCTTGCTTCTTCTCTTACCGGCGTTCCCATTCTCGATCATATCTTTCATATGGCAAAAACGACCGTACCCAGCTTTTTTGTCGCATTGGTGTTGTTTTATGGTGCGAATTCATTTGCGGTTGCCGGAGGTACCACATCCGGCACTACGGATCTGGGATCTTTGGGTTTCGGTTCCCCGGAAACGGACGGTTTTGCCGGATTGATCAATCCGAGTTTGATTCCCATCTTACTTGTATTCGGCGCTTCTCTACTCCGTGTCCCTCCCAGATATTCTCTGTTACTTGGGATTTTTTCCGCCAATTGGATTTCCTTCGGTTTAGGACATAATATCGGATCGGTACTTACCTCGCTCAGTTTCGGATTTGAGTCCAAAACCGGAAATGAAAGTCTGGACCTTTTGTTAGGTGGTGGTGGAGTGAAAGCGGTTTTCCCGACGGAATGTTTGATACTATCCGCAGTATGGTTTGGCGGAGCTTTGGAAGGTTTGGGGTATTTGCAGGAACTTTTGCATTACTTGAGAAATTGGATACGGAAAAAAGCGGATGTGTTGCTTGCTACCATGGGGACCTCTTTTCTATTGAATCTTACCACTGCGGATCAGTATCTGTCTCTTGTGATTCCCGCCCGTGCTTATCGGAATCTTGCGGATCATTACGAACTCCCTCCCAAGGATGTCTCCCGTGCTTTGGAAGATTCGGGAACGATATCTTCTCCTCTCATTCCCTGGAATAGTTGCGGTGCTTTTATGGCAACTTCTCTGAAAGTCTCTACTCTCGGTTATTTGCCTTTTGTGTGGTTCAATCTCATTCATATAACGTTTGTTATTTTTACTGCGCTCTGGAATAGAAAAAAAGAAAAATAG
- a CDS encoding DUF1761 domain-containing protein: protein MNSVAIFISVLVQQAIGAAYYGILGGAWAESLGKTRADFEASAGDPVPYLTGIISSIFLSLGTAWIFRQTGVRTLVTGSRYAILFFLFFSVFVSTMHTYYAHTSQTRLLIDTGYDFLVFLVTGAIIGGFPKKEKSTRSISSI from the coding sequence ATGAATTCAGTCGCAATTTTCATTTCGGTATTAGTGCAACAAGCCATTGGTGCGGCCTATTATGGTATTTTGGGTGGTGCGTGGGCAGAATCTCTCGGAAAAACCCGCGCTGATTTTGAAGCAAGTGCCGGAGATCCGGTTCCTTACCTGACCGGAATCATCTCCTCCATCTTTCTCTCCCTGGGAACAGCCTGGATTTTCCGTCAAACCGGAGTGCGAACGCTTGTTACAGGGTCAAGATATGCTATCTTATTTTTTCTATTTTTCTCAGTGTTCGTTTCCACAATGCATACTTACTATGCCCACACTTCTCAAACAAGATTACTCATTGACACAGGATATGATTTTCTGGTTTTTCTTGTGACGGGTGCCATCATCGGAGGATTTCCCAAAAAAGAAAAATCCACCCGATCCATCTCTTCGATTTAA
- a CDS encoding RNA polymerase subunit sigma-70 produces the protein MLPKISNEEMLACILQARKDKKLENLMAKLPIWMADRLAKKRRVTEDEKSEIRLVVIETMDKIWKLAGKYDEAQVLGFFVTYTFNLFRNLQRKNGEIQTHNKLLELWKEEQPNCMHSVHFWETNRDHLYTQLDSLPVLTCLVVCFQYDLPILNQRKTYLEWRLAEMGREFSDFQRIYDKKKEVWLRQLCLFEERVLRYTRLLYQYPESERRKWYIHKKKEWMRQRMRVMNKSFFSEREIARILGITRKLVQVHQAKGILSLQLKAGDLLYCA, from the coding sequence ATGTTACCGAAGATCTCCAACGAAGAAATGTTAGCTTGTATTCTGCAGGCAAGAAAAGACAAAAAACTCGAAAATTTGATGGCGAAGCTACCGATTTGGATGGCGGACAGATTGGCTAAAAAGAGAAGAGTGACCGAAGACGAAAAGTCGGAAATCCGGCTTGTAGTGATTGAGACTATGGATAAGATCTGGAAGCTTGCCGGCAAATACGATGAAGCACAAGTATTGGGCTTTTTTGTTACCTACACATTCAATTTATTTCGTAATTTGCAGAGGAAGAATGGTGAGATTCAAACTCATAATAAATTATTGGAACTTTGGAAGGAAGAACAGCCCAATTGTATGCATTCCGTACATTTTTGGGAAACAAACCGGGATCATTTATATACTCAATTGGACTCTCTTCCTGTTTTGACCTGCCTAGTAGTATGTTTTCAGTATGACCTTCCGATTCTAAATCAGCGCAAAACATACTTGGAATGGAGATTGGCGGAGATGGGGAGGGAGTTTTCCGATTTTCAAAGGATTTATGATAAGAAAAAAGAGGTCTGGCTTAGGCAGTTATGTTTGTTTGAAGAAAGAGTCTTAAGATATACACGACTTCTCTACCAATACCCTGAATCCGAGAGAAGAAAATGGTACATTCATAAAAAGAAAGAGTGGATGCGCCAAAGAATGAGAGTAATGAATAAAAGTTTTTTCTCAGAAAGAGAAATTGCTCGCATACTGGGTATTACAAGGAAACTTGTCCAGGTACATCAGGCAAAAGGTATATTGTCGCTACAATTGAAGGCTGGAGATTTATTGTACTGTGCATAA